The following coding sequences lie in one Melospiza melodia melodia isolate bMelMel2 chromosome 10, bMelMel2.pri, whole genome shotgun sequence genomic window:
- the PRKCD gene encoding protein kinase C delta type isoform X3, producing the protein MPLEVPEDCRQSMRDDEGTVTINRRGAIKQAKIHYIKSHEFIATFFGQPTFCSVCRDFVWGLNKQGYKCRQCNAAIHKKCIDKIIGRCTGTAANSRDTMFQKERFNIDMPHRFRVYNYMSPTFCDHCGSLLWGLVRQGLKCEECGMNVHHKCQKKVANLCGINQKLLAEALNQVSQRSSRKSDSGSVESVGIYQDFDKKHKAPGGDSTADNSEYDKLWEVNSTKPVPRTARRKFNIDSFVFHKVLGKGSFGKVLLAELKGKNEFFAIKALKKDVVLIDDDVECTMVEKRVLALAWENPFLTHLYSTFQTKDHLFFIMEFLNGGDLMFHIQDKGRFDLYRATFYAAEILCGLQFLHSKGIIYRDLKLDNVMLDKEGHIKIADFGMCKENVFGDNKASTFCGTPDYIAPEILQGLRYTFSVDWWSFGVLLYEMLIGQSPFHGDDEDELFESIRVDTPHYPRWITKESKDILEKLFERDPAKRLGVTGNIRDHPFFKTINWTALEKREVDPPFRPKVKSASDYNNFDREFLSEKPKLSYSDKNLIESMDQSAFDGFSFINPKFEQILNK; encoded by the exons ACTGCAGACAGTCGATGAGGGACGACGAGGGGACAGTAACCATCAACAGGAGAGGAGCCATCAAGCAAGCCAAAAtccactacatcaaaagtcatgAATTTATTGCCACCTTCTTTGGACAGCCTACATTTTGCTCTGTCTGCAGAGACTTTGTATG GGGACTCAATAAGCAGGGATACAAATGTAGAC AATGCAATGCTGCTATTCATAAGAAATGCATTGATAAAATCATTGGGAGGTGTACTGGTACTGCAGCCAACAGCAGGGACACAATG TTCCAGAAGGAGCGCTTCAACATCGACATGCCGCACCGCTTCCGCGTCTACAACTACATGAGCCCCACCTTCTGTGACCACTGCGGCAGCCTGCTCTGGGGGCTGGTCAGGCAGGGGCTCAAGTGtgaag AATGTGGAATGAATGTGCATCATAAATGCCAGAAGAAGGTGGCAAACTTATGTGGAATAAACCAGAAGTTGCTAGCTGAAGCTTTAAATCAAGTTAGCCAG AGATCTTCACGCAAGTCTGATTCTGGATCTGTAGAAAGTGTTGGTATTTATCAAGATTTTGATAAGAAGCATAAAGCTCCAGGAGGAGACTCAACAG CAGATAACAGCGAGTATGACAAGCTCTGGGAGGTAAACTCAACCAAGCCAGTGCCAAGAACTGCAAGGAGAAAATTCAACATAGACAGCTTTGTCTTCCACAAAGTGCTGGGCAAAGGAAGCTTTGGAAAG GTTCTGCTTGCAGAGCTGAAAGGGAAGAATGAATTCTTTGCTATCAAAGCTCTGAAAAAGGACGTGGTGCTAATTGATGATGATGTGGAATGTACCATGGTGGAAAAGAGGGTCCTTGCTCTTGCCTGGGAAAATCCATTTCTCACACATCTTTACAGCACGTTTCAGACAAAG GATCACTTGTTCTTCATCATGGAGTTCCTGAATGGGGGAGACCTGATGTTCCACATCCAGGACAAGGGGCGCTTCGACCTCTACAGAGCCAC GTTTTATGCAGCTGAAATTTTATGTGGGCTCCAGTTTCTTCACAGCAAAGGCATTATTTACAG AGACCTAAAACTGGACAATGTGATGCTTGATAAAGAAGGCCACATCAAAATAGCTGATTTTGGAATGTGCAAAGAAAATGTCTTTGGTGACAACAAGGCGAGCACTTTCTGTGGGACCCCCGACTACATTGCTCCCGAG ATCCTGCAGGGTTTGCGGTACACGTTCTCCGTGGACTGGTGGTCCTTTGGGGTGCTGCTCTATGAGATGCTCATTGGCCAGTcccctttccatggggatgaTGAAGATGAACTGTTTGAATCCATCCGAGTGGACACCCCTCACTACCCACGCTGGATCACCAAGGAATCAAAGGATATATTGGAAAAG CTCTTTGAAAGGGATCCAGCAAAACGACTTGGGGTCACTGGGAATATCAGAGACCATCCTTTCTTCAAAACAATCAACTGGACAGCTCTAGAGAAGAGGGAGGTGGACCCTCCCTTCAGGCCAAAAGTG AAATCAGCAAGTGACTACAACAACTTTGACAGGGAATTTCTGAGCGAGAAGCCAAAACTGTCCTACAGTGACAAAAACCTGATTGAGTCCATGGATCAGTCTGCATTTGAtggattttcttttattaaccCAAAATTTGAACAGATCTTGAACAAGTAA